DNA from Halogeometricum sp. S1BR25-6:
ACGTTCCACGCCGACCCGCCGTCCACCTCGGTGACGACGACGCTCCCGGAGAGGCGTTCGCCGAACACGTCCGCCTCGGGCGCGTCGAGGTCTCGGATGACGTCGACGGCGTCGCAGGCGCGGTAGACGGCGTTCTCGCCCGCCTCGGGTTCGCTCGCGTGCGAGGCGATGCCGCGGGCGACGACGGTGGAGGCGCGCCGCCCCTTGTGCGCGACGACCACGTCCGTCACGTTGTCGCCCGAGTAGTTCGTCGACCCCTCGCCGACGACGGCGTAGTCGGGCGCGAACCCGTCCGCGATGGCGCCGCGGGCGCCCTCGCCGCCCACCTCCTCGCCGACGAACGAGGCGAAGACGAGTTCGCCCGCCGGGTCGGCGTCGCGGAAGGCGAGCATCGACGCCGCGACGGCACCTTTCATGTCCGCCGTCCCGCGGCCGTACAGGCGGCCGTCGCGTTCCTCGACGACGTACTCGCCGTTGTCCACCTGCGAGTCGTCCGGCGGCACCACGTCGTGGTGCCCCACGAGGGCGAGCGACGTCCCCGCGCCCCGCCGGGCGAGGACGTTGCCGTGTCCGTCCCGCGTCACGTCGGCGTCCGTCTCCCCGCGGAGCCACGACTCGACGACGTCGCCGCAGGCCGACTCGTCCTCGTGGCTCGGCGTCGAGACGAGTTCTCGGGTGAGTTCGCGCAGTTCTCGCATGCGCGGAGATATCCCGCGAGCGGTATAAGTTCCGACGGCTCGGTGTGCGTCACCGGTCCGGACCGTCCGCGTAGGCGGTCATCACGCGGCGCTCGATTCGCTGGAGGCGGTCGCTCACGGTGCCCGCCGCGACGCCCAGTCGGTCGGCGAGCGCGCGGTGCGTCGTCTCCCGGGGGACCTCGTAGTACCCCTCCTCGACCGCGAGTTCGAGCAGCGCCGCCTGCCGGTCGGTCAGGAGGGGTGCCGATTCGGTCCGCGACTCGAACCGGCCGACCTGTTCGACCGAGAGGCCGACGGCGTCCGGGACGGCGGCGGCCGACCGACGGATGCCCGCGCCCGTCCCGATGACAGTGAACCGAATCTCGGACCCCGCCTCCGTCCGCCGGTGTTCGATGGGCCAATCGAGGACGATGTCGTTGCGGTAGAGGATGGCGAGGAGGTCGCCGACCGGGCCGACGCTCCGGTAGTGGGCGTAGACGATGCCGTGCCCCGCGGCCCCGGCCACGTCGTACCGGAGCACCCCGTCGCCGTCGGCCAGCAGGTCGCGGGCGACGCCGAGGTCGCCACGCAGGTCCGACAGGCCGACGTACTCCCCGTTCTCGACCGGACCGAGATACCGAGTGGCCTCGACCCGGACGGACGGGGAGCGATCGAACCGGTCGAACACGGGCAGTTGGACCGCCCCGGAAAGCGTGAGCGTGGCGTAGCGGAGACTGTCTGCGGACATGGTTCGGTGTCCCCGTCGTACGCCGGACGGACGGATAGGAATAACCGGTTCTAGCATGCTGGAAGGAATCCTCAACCGAGCGGCCGGCGTACGTTTTCTCGATGAGCGACGACGAAACCGCCGTCGAGTTCCCGCCCGGCCCCTCGGGGCTGCCGGTGGTCGGTTCGATGGTGCAGGCGAACCTCGGCGGCTTGGAGTTCAGAGAGCGCATGGCTGAAGAGTACGGCGACGTCGTCCACTGGAAGAGCCCCGACGGTCACGTCTACCAGCTCAACCACCCGGAGGACATCGAACGCGTGCTGGTCCACAACAACGCCAACTACGTGAAGGGCGAGCAGTTTCAGCGCGTGCTCGGTCCGCTGCTCGGCAACGGTCTCCTGAACAGCGAAGGCGAGGAGTGGCGG
Protein-coding regions in this window:
- a CDS encoding M20 family metallopeptidase; the protein is MRELRELTRELVSTPSHEDESACGDVVESWLRGETDADVTRDGHGNVLARRGAGTSLALVGHHDVVPPDDSQVDNGEYVVEERDGRLYGRGTADMKGAVAASMLAFRDADPAGELVFASFVGEEVGGEGARGAIADGFAPDYAVVGEGSTNYSGDNVTDVVVAHKGRRASTVVARGIASHASEPEAGENAVYRACDAVDVIRDLDAPEADVFGERLSGSVVVTEVDGGSAWNVVPERCEVTVDERTVPGDYAALERVEAVEGVEWAVEQDLPPMGCDDEAFAEAVLESATRAQESTPELVTKPHATDAGWLAGAGTTCVVCGASEPGEAHTKTESVSLSVLERCYEIYRDAAESWPAA
- a CDS encoding helix-turn-helix domain-containing protein: MSADSLRYATLTLSGAVQLPVFDRFDRSPSVRVEATRYLGPVENGEYVGLSDLRGDLGVARDLLADGDGVLRYDVAGAAGHGIVYAHYRSVGPVGDLLAILYRNDIVLDWPIEHRRTEAGSEIRFTVIGTGAGIRRSAAAVPDAVGLSVEQVGRFESRTESAPLLTDRQAALLELAVEEGYYEVPRETTHRALADRLGVAAGTVSDRLQRIERRVMTAYADGPDR